From one Ctenopharyngodon idella isolate HZGC_01 chromosome 15, HZGC01, whole genome shotgun sequence genomic stretch:
- the LOC127496215 gene encoding period circadian protein homolog 2-like isoform X4: MRCIKQVKANEEYYQMLMINDSQPSGLDVSSYTIEEINSITSEYTLKNADIFAVAVSLITGKIVYISEQAAGILNCRKDEFKDRKFVEFLAPRDVSVFYSFTTPYRLPSWSMCTGTESSSTEFMQEKSFFCRISGGKEKEGDLQYYPFRMTPYLMKVQDSELSEEHFCCLILAERVHSGYEAPRIPPDKRIFTTTHTPNCVFQDVDERAVPLLGYLPQDLIGTPLLLHLHPSDRPIMLAVHRKILQYVGQPFDHSSIRFCVRNGEYVTLDTSWCSFVNPWSRKVSFVIGRHKVCMGPMNENVFSAPALTEDKIIDSDIQEITEQIHRLLLQPVHSVGSSGYGSHGSNGSHEHLLSIASSSDSNGNAANSGGNRSNGNSRKEEGTKSKPRSFQEICKGVHMLKAQEQQGSSSKPEQKKNLDTGLRFPVVKQKDSALLVRDGPATVEELKDQTMYSYQQISCLDSVIRYLESCNIPNTVKRKYQFSSNTTSSNSDEDKKAFDATLWQTDDSLGVEETSSMSMSKTNEKPPSGPAPGRVVGGPLSPLDLPSKADSVVSQCSYSSTIVHVGDKKTQLESEIIEDAAESPAPSAPVSVVSPPTVEQEAYKKLGLTKQVLAAHTQKEEQAFLSRCRKLRNGQALQKDCPPSTRRTREQATEAASGAHGSKAGTGAPVTEAKTKKSCRTKKSKKPRTKHPNSSDNAASQHRPLPPLQGLNQTSWSPSETSQSGLSVPFPTVVPGYPLYPVVPSMAPAQAPTGAAESQSTQATPPAAAYPAPLVTPVVAFVLPSFMLPQMGTAPRPPFCADTQQAYSALFQTQQAYSGQQPFQPQQSYNIQQPLRSQVYTGQQAFQPQQVYTNTQHLQNTQGCNNHQGFQTHTSFTSQQPVFTPQTHFQYGLTSDPKPSVIESTECPSPLPPPHSPPLFESRCSSPLQLDLLQLEEKQDSHTQGNCSSVQDKNNTSINSISAMDDLQQACCSGNGGPCGDHSSSSSVLELLLQEDSHSGTGSAMSASTGSTSNDCNTSNSGTGSNTSKYFGSVDSSENNHKSKEIMKEQEQNFAKYVLHEPEWRRMEDDDDCVMMTYQVPSRDMEKVLGEDRERLRRMQKNQPRFSSEQRRELIDQHPWMRRGSLPNAINVMDCMYCENDVSALLEEDLTDMEVGILGRVQDGGGSHSQEEKEQPSG; the protein is encoded by the exons gATATTTTTGCAGTTGCGGTGTCCCTGATTACGGGGAAGATTGTGTACATTTCGGAACAGGCTGCAGGAATCTTGAACTGCAGAAAGGATGAGTTCAAAGACAGAAAGTTTGTGGAGTTTCTGGCACCTCGTGACGTCAGTGTGTTCTACAGTTTTACAACACCATACAGACTTCCATCTTGGAGCATGTGCACCGGAACAG AGTCATCATCCACTGAGTTCATGCAGGAGAAATCCTTTTTCTGTCGCATCAG tggtGGTAAAGAGAAGGAAGGAGATCTGCAGTACTATCCCTTCAGGATGACTCCATATCTGATGAAGGTTCAAGACTCTGAGCTCTCTGAGGAACATTTTTGCTGCCTCATACTGGCTGAGAGAGTTCACTCTGGATACGAAG CACCAAGAATTCCACCTGATAAGAGAATCTTcaccacaacacacacaccaaactGTGTGTTTCAGGATGTTGATGAAAG GGCGGTGCCTCTGTTAGGGTATCTGCCTCAGGACCTGATTGGAACACCTCTTCTGTTACACCTGCATCCCAGTGACAGACCTATAATGCTGGCGGTGCACCGGAAAA TTCTGCAGTATGTTGGGCAGCCATTTGATCACTCGTCTATCCGATTCTGTGTGAGAAATGGAGAATATGTTACTCTAGATACAAGCTGGTGTAGCTTTGTGAACCCGTGGAGCCGCAAGGTGTCCTTTGTTATTGGACGGCACAAAGTTTGCAT gGGTCCGATGAATGAGAATGTGTTTTCAGCTCCAGCTTTAACAGAGGACAAGATCATTGATTCAGATATACAGGAAATCACTGAACAGATTCACAGACTTCTTCTACAG CCGGTCCACAGCGTGGGGTCCAGTGGTTATGGCAGTCATGGCAGCAATGGTTCCCATGAGCACCTGCTGAGCATAGCGTCCTCTAGTGACAGTAATGGAAATGCAGCAAACAGTGGTGGGAACAGGAGCAATGGAAATAGCAGAAAGGAAGAGGGGACCAAAAGCAAACCG aggTCATTTCAAGAGATTTGTAAAGGGGTTCACATGTTGAAGGCTCAGGAACAGCAAGGCTCCTCTTCCAAACCAGAACAGAAAAAGAACTTGGATA CAGGGCTCAGGTTTCCTGTTGTAAAGCAGAAAGACTCTGCACTGCTGGTCAGAGATGGACCTGCCACAGTGGAGGAACTCAAGGACCAAACAATGTACTCATACCAGCAAATCAGCTGTCTGGACAGTGTCATCAG ATATTTGGAGAGCTGTAACATCCCAAACACAGTAAAACGAAAGTACCAGTTCTCCTCGAACACCACCTCCTCAAACTCAGACGAGGACAAAAAAGCCTTTGATGCCACTCTTTGGCAAACTGATG attCTCTAGGTGTAGAGGAGACATCGTCTATGTCTATGTCTAAGACCAATGAAAAGCCTCCGTCGGGTCCTGCCCCAGGTCGTGTTGTGGGAGGGCCTTTATCTCCTTTGGACCTGCCCAGCAAAGCAGACAGTGTGGTGTCTCAGTGTTCCTACAGTAGCACAATTGTACATGTGGGGGACAAGAAAACACAGCTAGAATCAG AGATCATTGAAGATGCTGCAGAAAGCCCAGCCCCTTCTGCACCTGTTAGTGTGGTTTCCCCACCCACAGTGGAGCAGGAAGCCTATAAGAAGCTGGGACTCACAAAACAGGTACTGGCGGCACACACACAGAAGGAAGAGCAAGCATTTCTCAGTCGCTGCAGGAAACTCCGAAATGGTCAGGCCCTACAAAAGGATTGCCCACCTAGCACACGAAGAACTCGAGAACAGGCTACCGAGG CGGCTTCAGGTGCTCATGGATCCAAAGCAGGAACAGGTGCCCCTGTTACAGAGGCAAAAACCAAGAAAAGCTGCCGCACCAAAAAATCGAAGAAACCACGCACAAAACATCCTAATTCATCAGATAATGCTGCGTCCCAACACAGACCTCTCCCACCCTTGCAGGGTTTAAACCAGACCTCTTGGTCCCCCTCCGAGACATCCCAGTCTGGGCTTTCGGTTCCATTTCCCACGGTGGTTCCAGGGTACCCTCTCTACCCTGTAGTTCCCTCTATGGCCCCGGCCCAAGCCCCTACAGGAGCAGCAGAGTCCCAGAGCACTCAGGCCACGCCTCCTGCGGCTGCATATCCTGCCCCATTGGTCACGCCAGTTGTAGCATTTGTTTTGCCCAGTTTTATGTTGCCACAGATGGGCACAGCACCTCGCCCTCCATTCTGTGCTGACACTCAGCAAGCCTACAGTGCTCTCTTTCAAACCCAGCAAGCCTACAGTGGCCAACAGCCCTTTCAGCCCCAGCAATCCTACAATATCCAGCAACCCTTGCGGTCTCAAGTCTATACCGGCCAACAAGCATTTCAGCCACAACAAGTCTATACCAACACACAACACCTTCAAAACACTCAAGGCTGCAATAATCACCAGGGCTTTCAGACCCACACCTCCTTTACTTCCCAGCAGCCTGTGTTTACACCCCAGACACATTTCCAGTATGGATTGACATCTGACCCCAAACCCTCCGTCATTGAGTCTACCGAGTGTCCTTCTCCTTTGCCACCCCCTCACTCCCCTCCACTGTTTGAATCCCGCTGTAGTTCTCCATTGCAGCTGGACCTGCTTCAATTGGAGGAGAAGCAGGACTCTCATACCCAGGGTAACTGCAGTTCAGTACaggacaaaaacaacacatccatCAATAGCATTTCTGCAATGGATGACTTACAGCAG GCATGTTGTTCAGGTAACGGTGGCCCCTGTGGTGACCACTCCTCATCCAGCAGCGTGTTGGAACTGTTGTTGCAGGAAGACTCTCATTCCGGCACAGGTTCTGCCATGTCAGCATCTACTGGCTCCACATCAAATGACTGCAACACCTCCAACAGTGGAACAG GGAGCAACACAAGCAAGTATTTTGGCAGTGTGGACTCCTCAGAGAACAATcacaagagcaaagaaataatgAAGGAACAGGAGCAGAATTTTGCCAAGTATGTTCTTCACGAGCCTGAATGGAGACGTATGGAAGATGATGATGACTGTGTCATGATGACCTATCAAGTGCCATCAAG GGACATGGAGAAGGTTCTGGGGGAAGATCGGGAGCGTTTAAGGCGTATGCAGAAGAACCAGCCCCGTTTCTCCTCAGAACAGCGTCGAGAACTGATTGATCAGCACCCCTGGATGAGGAGAGGAAGCTTACCCAATGCCATCAACGTCATG gaTTGTATGTACTGCGAGAATGATGTCTCTGCTCTGCTAGAAGAAGACCTAACTGATATGGAGGTGGGAATTTTGGGAAGAGTACAAGATGGAGGAGGATCTCATTCACAGGAAGAGAAGGAGCAACCAAGTGGATAA
- the her13 gene encoding hairy-related 13: protein MAPAARLRNDFGVEEDEFYATKGDRKTRKPIVEKKRRARINESLQDLRALLTDNDLHTKMENAEVLELTVKRVENILQNRSQEAKAVSQEASERFAAGYIQCMHEVHTFVSTCPGIDAMVAAELLNHLLECMPLNEDHLQEMIMDLISEPSPSSGSWPAREALSPGGRSVSDLSSALSPSPSNPSSEDLCSDLEETETEASSSSAEDSLNSSIITHSKFMWRPW, encoded by the exons ATGGCCCCCGCGGCTAGACTCAGAAACGATTTCGGGGTGGAGGAGGACGAATTTTATGCCACAAAAGGTGACAGAAAG ACGCGAAAACCTATAGTAGAGAAAAAGAGGCGAGCGCGCATTAATGAAAGCCTGCAGGATCTCAGGGCACTGCTCACAGATAACGAT TTGCACACAAAGATGGAGAACGCAGAGGTTCTTGAACTAACAGTGAAACGAGTCGAGAACATCCTACAGAACCGTTCTCAGG AGGCTAAAGCTGTGAGTCAAGAGGCCAGTGAGAGATTCGCAGCAGGTTACATCCAGTGCATGCATGAGGTGCACACCTTCGTGTCCACATGCCCGGGGATCGATGCCATGGTGGCTGCAGAGCTGCTCAACCACCTGCTAGAGTGCATGCCATTAAATGAGGATCACCTTCAGGAGATGATCATGGATCTCATATCAGAGCCTTCCCCCTCCAGTGGATCATGGCCAGCCAGAGAGGCGCTGAGTCCAGGAGGCCGCAGTGTGTCCGACCTGTCCTCAGCATTGTCCCCATCCCCGTCCAACCCTTCCAGTGAGGATCTGTGCTCCGACCTGGAGGAGACAGAGACCGAAGCAAGCTCATCATCAGCTGAGGACAGCCTGAACTCCTCCATCATCACACACTCTAAGTTTATGTGGAGGCCATGGTAG